TACCGCTCAACGGTGCAGACCCAGTTAGGACTGCTGCCATCAGGCAACAGTGACTCGGCCTCAACCACAAGCGCGAATCCCACCGTCGACATCGATTCCAATTCCTAAAAACGAAAGGCTTGACGGGAAGAAGGAAGCGAATCTCCTGTGGGGACTGGCGTCCCCTGGATTGGGCCGATACCTTGCCATCAGATTGAGGTTGTTTTTGTCTGATGCTGGCCTGACCTCAAAAGCGGATGCCGGCGCCCGTCTTGCAATCCGTCTTCTCCAAGATGCCGCACAAAGTGGCACGCTTGATCCTTGGGATGTCGACGTCATCTCAGTGGTCGACGGATTTTTAGATCAACTCAGACAACGCATCGACGTTCCCCGACGGGTTGCTGCTCAGCTGGGCCAACAGGGCGGAAGCTACGAACGTGATTTGGCCGAAAGCAGCGAAGCCTTTCTTGCTGCTTCCGTGCTGGTGGGGCTCAAGGCGGAGGTGCTTGAAGCCAGCACCCTCCCTCCAGACCCTGTCGTGGAAGACGCCTTTGACCCCGACTTCATGGAACAGGGTTGGCTGGATCCCCGTTTCAATTTGCCGCACCATCCTGAACGCCACCTCTTAAGACGCCCTGTGGCTCCACCTCCCCTGAGGAGGCCGGTCACGCTTGGTGAACTGATCGAACAACTGGAGACCATTGCCGAGCAACTGGAGACAGACGAACTGGACATGCGCCGGCGTCAGCGCCAGAAGCGCTTCAGCAATCGAGAGGCGATTGCCCAGGTCGCAGCCTTGGCCCATCGGGAAAAACTTCCTGAAACCACTGCCGCCTTGGGAGTTTTCTTGAAAGAATGGGAGCAGGCCTTGCACTGGGTTGATTTTGAGCTTCTTGTCAGCCGTTGGGCAGAGGCGGCGGCTCCCGACCTCGACACAGACCGCGTTGGGGTGTTCTGGGCCCTGTTATTTCTGTCCTCTCAGAGTCAGGTGGAACTAGAGCAAGTGGGCTCGCTGCATGCACCCATTCGTTTAAAACGCCTGCTCGTTGCCGGTGAAATCACTCAGTTGCCGATTAAAAGTCCGGAAGTGCCAGATATCACGCCGACCTTGCCCGCGATTGCCGCTTAATCACCCTCGTATGTTGAAGGTCACGTTTTCAAGCTTGGTACGTCAATGAAGGCCATGATCCTGGCCGCAGGCAAGGGAACCCGGGTACAACCGATCACGCATGTGATCCCGAAACCGATGATTCCGATCCTCCAGAAACCGGTGATGGAGTTCCTGCTGGAGCTCCTCAAAGAGCATGGTTTCACTGAGGTCATGGTCAACGTGTCCCATTTGGCCGAGGAAATCGAAAACTATTTCCGAGATGGTCAGCGTTTTGGTGTCGAAATCGCTTATAGCTTCGAGGGAAGCATTCAGGACGGCGAACTGATCGGAGACGCCCTGGGTTCTGCGGGTGGTCTCAAAAAAATCCAAGATTTTCAGACCTTTTTTGACGACACCTTTGTTGTGTTGTGTGGTGATGCCCTCA
This portion of the Synechococcus sp. ROS8604 genome encodes:
- a CDS encoding segregation/condensation protein A codes for the protein MSDAGLTSKADAGARLAIRLLQDAAQSGTLDPWDVDVISVVDGFLDQLRQRIDVPRRVAAQLGQQGGSYERDLAESSEAFLAASVLVGLKAEVLEASTLPPDPVVEDAFDPDFMEQGWLDPRFNLPHHPERHLLRRPVAPPPLRRPVTLGELIEQLETIAEQLETDELDMRRRQRQKRFSNREAIAQVAALAHREKLPETTAALGVFLKEWEQALHWVDFELLVSRWAEAAAPDLDTDRVGVFWALLFLSSQSQVELEQVGSLHAPIRLKRLLVAGEITQLPIKSPEVPDITPTLPAIAA